Proteins from a genomic interval of Panthera tigris isolate Pti1 chromosome A2, P.tigris_Pti1_mat1.1, whole genome shotgun sequence:
- the ABTB1 gene encoding ankyrin repeat and BTB/POZ domain-containing protein 1 isoform X1, with translation MDTSDLFASCRKGDVGRVRYLLEQRDVEVNVRDKWDSTPLYYACLCGHEELVLYLLANGARCEANTFDGERCLYGALSDAIRRALRDYKQVTASCRRRDYYDDFLQRLLEQGIHSDVIFVVHGKPFRAHRCVLGARSTYFANMLDTKWKGKSVVVLRHPLINPVAFGALLQYLYTGRLDVGVEHVSDCERLAKQCQLWDLLSDLEAKCEKVSEFVASKPGTCVKVLTIEPPPADPRLREDMALLADCALPPELRGDLGELPFPFPDGFNSCPDVCFRVEGCSFLCHKAFFCGRSDYFRALLDDHFRENEELEASGGLPAITLHGISPDIFTHVLYYIYSDHTELPPEAAYDVLSVADMYLLPGLKRLCGRSLAQLLDEDSVVGVWRVAKLFRLARLEDQCTEYMAKVIEKLVEREDFVEAVREEAAAVAARQETDSIPLVDDIRFHVASTVQTYSAIEEAQQRLRALEDLLVSIGLDC, from the exons GTACCTGCTGGAGCAGCGGGACGTGGAGGTGAATGTGCGGGACAAGTGGGACAGCACCCCCTT gtaCTACGCCTGCCTGTGTGGGCACGAGGAGCTAGTGCTCTATCTTCTGGCCAATG GAGCCCGCTGTGAGGCCAACACCTTTGATGGGGAGCGCTGCCTCTATGGGGCGCTGAGCGACGCCATCCGCCGGGCCCTGCGTGATTACAAGCAGGTGACAGCCTCTTGCAGGAGGCGGGATTACTACGACGACTTCCTGCAGCG GCTTCTGGAACAAGGCATCCATAGCGACGTGATCTTTGTGGTGCACGGGAAACCCTTCCGGGCACACCGCTGCGTCCTAGGTGCGCGCAGCACCTACTTTGCCAACATGCTGGACACCAAATGGAAGGGCAAGAGTGTCGTGGTCCTCCGACACCCACTG ATCAACCCTGTGGCCTTCGGGGCCTTGCTGCAGTACCTGTACACAG GTCGCCTGGACGTCGGTGTGGAGCATGTTAGCGACTGCGAGCGCCTGGCCAAGCAGTGCCAGCTGTGGGATCTGCTCAGCGACCTGGAGGCCAAGTGCGAGAAGGTGTCCGAGTTCG TGGCGTCCAAGCCAGGCACATGCGTGAAGGTGCTGACCATCGAGCCCCCCCCAGCAGACCCCCGGCTTCGGGAGGACATGGCCCTGCTGGCCGACTGTGCCCTGCCCCCTGAGCTCCGC ggTGACCTCGGGGAGCTGCCCTTCCCTTTTCCCGATGGTTTCAACAGCTGTCCTGACGTCTGCTTCCGGGTGGAAGGTTGCAGCTTTCTCTGCCACAAG gcCTTCTTCTGCGGCCGAAGCGACTACTTCCGGGCCCTGCTGGATGACCACTTCCGAGAGAACGAGGAGCTGGAGGCCTCAGGCGGCCTCCCGGCCATCACCCTACATGGCATCTCGCCTGACATCTTCACCCATGTTCTCTACTACATATACAGTGACCACACAGAG CTGCCCCCGGAAGCAGCCTACGACGTGCTGAGTGTGGCCGACATGTACCTGTTGCCAGGCCTGAAGCGGCTGTGTGGCCGCAGCCTGGCCCAGCTGCTGGACGAGGACAGTGTGGTGGGCGTGTGGCGTGTGGCCAAGCTGTTCCGCTTGGCGCGCCTCGAGGACCAGTGCACCGAGTACATGGCCAAGGTCATCGAGAAG CTGGTGGAGCGGGAGGACTTCGTGGAGGCCGTGCGGGAGGAGGCGGCGGCCGTGGCCGCCCGGCAGGAGACGGACTCCATCCCGCTGGTGGACGACATCCGCTTCCACGTGGCCAGCACGGTGCAGACCTACAGCGCCATCGAGGAGGCACAGCAGCGGCTGCGGGCGCTTGAGGACTTGCTGGTGTCCATCGGCCTGGACTGCTGA
- the ABTB1 gene encoding ankyrin repeat and BTB/POZ domain-containing protein 1 isoform X2: protein MWAECGTCWSSGTWRYYACLCGHEELVLYLLANGARCEANTFDGERCLYGALSDAIRRALRDYKQVTASCRRRDYYDDFLQRLLEQGIHSDVIFVVHGKPFRAHRCVLGARSTYFANMLDTKWKGKSVVVLRHPLINPVAFGALLQYLYTGRLDVGVEHVSDCERLAKQCQLWDLLSDLEAKCEKVSEFVASKPGTCVKVLTIEPPPADPRLREDMALLADCALPPELRGDLGELPFPFPDGFNSCPDVCFRVEGCSFLCHKAFFCGRSDYFRALLDDHFRENEELEASGGLPAITLHGISPDIFTHVLYYIYSDHTELPPEAAYDVLSVADMYLLPGLKRLCGRSLAQLLDEDSVVGVWRVAKLFRLARLEDQCTEYMAKVIEKLVEREDFVEAVREEAAAVAARQETDSIPLVDDIRFHVASTVQTYSAIEEAQQRLRALEDLLVSIGLDC from the exons GTACCTGCTGGAGCAGCGGGACGTGGAG gtaCTACGCCTGCCTGTGTGGGCACGAGGAGCTAGTGCTCTATCTTCTGGCCAATG GAGCCCGCTGTGAGGCCAACACCTTTGATGGGGAGCGCTGCCTCTATGGGGCGCTGAGCGACGCCATCCGCCGGGCCCTGCGTGATTACAAGCAGGTGACAGCCTCTTGCAGGAGGCGGGATTACTACGACGACTTCCTGCAGCG GCTTCTGGAACAAGGCATCCATAGCGACGTGATCTTTGTGGTGCACGGGAAACCCTTCCGGGCACACCGCTGCGTCCTAGGTGCGCGCAGCACCTACTTTGCCAACATGCTGGACACCAAATGGAAGGGCAAGAGTGTCGTGGTCCTCCGACACCCACTG ATCAACCCTGTGGCCTTCGGGGCCTTGCTGCAGTACCTGTACACAG GTCGCCTGGACGTCGGTGTGGAGCATGTTAGCGACTGCGAGCGCCTGGCCAAGCAGTGCCAGCTGTGGGATCTGCTCAGCGACCTGGAGGCCAAGTGCGAGAAGGTGTCCGAGTTCG TGGCGTCCAAGCCAGGCACATGCGTGAAGGTGCTGACCATCGAGCCCCCCCCAGCAGACCCCCGGCTTCGGGAGGACATGGCCCTGCTGGCCGACTGTGCCCTGCCCCCTGAGCTCCGC ggTGACCTCGGGGAGCTGCCCTTCCCTTTTCCCGATGGTTTCAACAGCTGTCCTGACGTCTGCTTCCGGGTGGAAGGTTGCAGCTTTCTCTGCCACAAG gcCTTCTTCTGCGGCCGAAGCGACTACTTCCGGGCCCTGCTGGATGACCACTTCCGAGAGAACGAGGAGCTGGAGGCCTCAGGCGGCCTCCCGGCCATCACCCTACATGGCATCTCGCCTGACATCTTCACCCATGTTCTCTACTACATATACAGTGACCACACAGAG CTGCCCCCGGAAGCAGCCTACGACGTGCTGAGTGTGGCCGACATGTACCTGTTGCCAGGCCTGAAGCGGCTGTGTGGCCGCAGCCTGGCCCAGCTGCTGGACGAGGACAGTGTGGTGGGCGTGTGGCGTGTGGCCAAGCTGTTCCGCTTGGCGCGCCTCGAGGACCAGTGCACCGAGTACATGGCCAAGGTCATCGAGAAG CTGGTGGAGCGGGAGGACTTCGTGGAGGCCGTGCGGGAGGAGGCGGCGGCCGTGGCCGCCCGGCAGGAGACGGACTCCATCCCGCTGGTGGACGACATCCGCTTCCACGTGGCCAGCACGGTGCAGACCTACAGCGCCATCGAGGAGGCACAGCAGCGGCTGCGGGCGCTTGAGGACTTGCTGGTGTCCATCGGCCTGGACTGCTGA